One genomic region from Dehalobacter restrictus DSM 9455 encodes:
- a CDS encoding RelA/SpoT family protein has translation MNFQQLKETLISNNAQYNLEKIEEAYEYAELAHRGQLRNSGEKYIYHPLEVASILAELEMDDSTIIAALLHDVAEDTNRTLEDIRKNFGDEVAGLVDGVTKLGKISYKSKVEVQVENLRKMFLAMAKDIRVILIKLADRLHNMRTLKYQSESKQKEIAQETIEIYAPLANRLGIFRIKWELEDLAFRYLHSQEYYDLVEGISLKRKERQEQIDEVIEQLKIRLDEVGIEADIAGRPKHFFSIYKKMLDQNKDLSEIFDLTAVRVIVKTVNDCYGALGVIHTLWKPIPGRFKDYIAMPKPNMYQSLHTTLIGNHGDPFEIQIRTWEMHRTAEYGIAAHWKYKEGKKIESNFEQKLSWIRQLLEVQHDSKDDAGEFMESLKIDLFADTVFVFTPKGDVVELPADSCPIDFAYRVHTDVGHSCIGAKINGRIVPLDTKLKNGDIVEILTTKTPTGPSRDWVCLVKTSQAKNRIRQWFKKEKREENIIRGREGLEREARKLGLEPSTALKSENMIKLAKSFSFNNIDDLYAAMGDGAITFKKALGRLKEEILKEELKTPLLPIQAEHKHQVKHSQGVSVKGVNNILIRFSRCCNPLPGDSIIGYITRGRGVSIHRADCSELVGLTAEEQERIVEVEWEAAVESIYPVDIEIIGLDRVGLVSDIMNVITETRTHMLGMSARVGKDRVSHIRLRIEVKNLDHLNFVLNKFRKVKDVTVVERIQGGGNT, from the coding sequence ATGAATTTTCAACAACTGAAGGAAACATTGATTTCCAATAATGCGCAATACAACCTGGAAAAAATTGAAGAGGCCTATGAATATGCGGAACTTGCCCATCGCGGCCAACTCCGCAATTCCGGCGAAAAGTATATCTATCATCCGCTGGAAGTCGCCTCGATTCTTGCCGAATTGGAGATGGACGATTCGACGATCATTGCTGCGCTGCTGCATGATGTCGCTGAAGATACGAACAGGACGCTTGAAGATATCCGTAAGAATTTTGGCGATGAAGTTGCGGGACTCGTCGATGGGGTAACCAAACTCGGCAAAATTTCGTACAAGAGCAAGGTTGAAGTTCAGGTTGAGAACTTAAGGAAAATGTTTCTGGCAATGGCCAAGGATATTCGGGTTATTTTAATCAAGCTGGCCGACCGCCTGCACAATATGCGGACCCTGAAATATCAGTCTGAATCTAAACAAAAGGAAATTGCGCAGGAGACGATCGAGATCTATGCGCCCTTAGCCAATAGGCTCGGGATATTCAGGATCAAGTGGGAGCTGGAAGATCTCGCTTTTCGCTATTTGCATTCGCAGGAATACTACGATTTAGTTGAAGGTATTTCTTTAAAGAGAAAAGAAAGACAGGAACAGATCGATGAGGTGATCGAACAGCTTAAAATCAGGCTCGATGAAGTCGGAATTGAAGCCGATATTGCCGGCCGTCCGAAGCATTTCTTTAGTATCTATAAAAAGATGCTCGATCAGAACAAAGATCTGAGTGAAATATTCGATTTGACGGCAGTCCGGGTCATTGTCAAAACTGTGAATGACTGCTACGGAGCACTGGGGGTTATTCATACCCTATGGAAGCCTATTCCCGGAAGGTTTAAAGATTATATTGCGATGCCGAAACCGAATATGTACCAGTCCCTGCATACGACATTAATCGGAAACCACGGGGACCCGTTTGAAATCCAGATCCGGACCTGGGAAATGCACCGGACGGCTGAATACGGGATTGCTGCCCACTGGAAATACAAAGAAGGCAAAAAAATTGAGAGTAATTTCGAACAGAAACTATCCTGGATTCGCCAGCTCCTGGAGGTACAGCATGACTCCAAGGACGATGCCGGCGAATTTATGGAATCGCTGAAAATAGACTTGTTTGCGGATACTGTGTTTGTATTTACACCCAAAGGCGATGTCGTTGAATTGCCGGCCGATTCCTGTCCGATCGATTTTGCGTATCGGGTTCATACGGATGTCGGTCATAGCTGTATCGGTGCTAAAATCAACGGAAGAATTGTTCCACTTGACACCAAATTGAAAAACGGGGATATTGTTGAAATTCTGACAACCAAGACGCCCACCGGCCCAAGCAGGGACTGGGTCTGCCTCGTAAAGACCTCTCAGGCCAAAAATAGAATCCGCCAGTGGTTTAAGAAAGAAAAAAGAGAAGAGAATATTATCAGAGGACGTGAAGGCCTCGAGCGTGAAGCCAGGAAGCTTGGTCTTGAACCGTCAACAGCCTTAAAATCAGAAAACATGATCAAATTAGCCAAGAGCTTCAGTTTTAACAACATTGATGATCTATATGCGGCAATGGGTGATGGTGCGATTACTTTTAAAAAGGCCCTGGGCCGTTTGAAGGAAGAAATCCTGAAAGAAGAGCTGAAAACACCGCTTCTTCCGATTCAGGCAGAACACAAGCACCAGGTGAAGCATTCTCAGGGAGTATCGGTCAAGGGGGTAAACAATATCCTGATCCGGTTTTCCCGGTGCTGCAATCCGCTTCCCGGAGATTCAATCATCGGCTATATAACGAGAGGGCGCGGCGTATCAATCCACAGGGCGGACTGCTCGGAGCTCGTTGGCCTTACGGCAGAAGAGCAGGAGCGGATCGTTGAGGTTGAGTGGGAAGCCGCTGTCGAGTCAATCTATCCTGTAGACATCGAGATTATCGGTCTGGATCGCGTGGGTTTGGTCAGCGATATCATGAACGTAATTACCGAAACACGGACCCATATGCTCGGAATGAGTGCCCGGGTAGGCAAAGACCGCGTCTCCCATATCCGTCTGAGAATCGAAGTGAAAAACCTTGACCATTTAAACTTTGTTCTTAACAAGTTCCGTAAAGTCAAAGATGTTACCGTAGTCGAGAGAATTCAGGGTGGAGGAAACACTTGA
- the recJ gene encoding single-stranded-DNA-specific exonuclease RecJ, translated as MENNLWILSQKTYSGEAFLEKAGLSRSTLSILHNRGYSSRDSVLEFLKPSLLDLHSPFLFKDMEVILQRLAKARTDQEKILIYGDYDADGVTGTALLYKGLISLGYQVVVYIPSREEGYGLHSEAIEKASHNNVSLMITVDCGISAVQETAFAKTLDIDMIITDHHEPPDELPCAVGILNPKIADSGYPFPHLAGVGVAFKLLQALYAHLGYSEATFGSENDYLDLVALGTIADIVPLVGENRILVKNGLTVMENTRHSGIRAMLEECGLLGKKLKAGQISFIVAPRINAAGRMDTARLALNLLLEESYDDALEMARELSKENNQRQLTEKELLCDAERILAEGPIPDVIVLSSPNWHHGVIGIVASRLVERYKRPVFLIAEEGDTGKGSARGIADYHVLDELKKQADTLSKFGGHKQAAGFTVPVDQIPQLREGLNNSFLELGIIFKERFQIDSIISWDELNVQLLEELEQMAPFGAGNPAPVLRTDGLAVQSVSVVGKGREHLKMTLAAAKLKREAMAFKKGQEFDLVKNIDMIDIIYNLELNSYGNVETIQAVVKDFRPSGVEAEQEIACTAEGYSESEPAISGSLPDFETAAFKEKISAPRLSRKMLADFYRNLKHITDERGFIWWGPSAEKPGMQLNIMKIFEELGIISWYGGTGPYLFKLNNIEKTYLQTSLRFRVWSE; from the coding sequence ATGGAAAACAACTTGTGGATTTTATCACAAAAAACGTATTCTGGTGAAGCATTTTTAGAAAAAGCGGGACTCTCCCGCAGTACCCTGAGTATTCTTCATAACCGGGGTTATTCTTCGAGAGACAGTGTTTTGGAATTTTTGAAGCCGTCGCTGCTGGACCTGCATTCTCCGTTCTTGTTTAAAGATATGGAGGTCATCCTGCAAAGGCTTGCCAAGGCCAGGACAGATCAGGAAAAGATTTTGATCTACGGGGATTACGATGCCGATGGTGTAACCGGAACAGCCTTACTGTATAAGGGCCTGATCAGTCTTGGGTATCAGGTCGTTGTCTATATCCCGAGCCGGGAAGAAGGCTACGGCCTGCACTCGGAAGCGATCGAAAAAGCAAGCCACAACAATGTCTCGTTGATGATTACCGTGGACTGCGGAATCTCAGCAGTTCAAGAAACGGCCTTTGCCAAAACTCTGGACATCGATATGATTATCACGGACCACCATGAACCACCGGATGAGCTGCCTTGTGCAGTCGGAATATTAAATCCCAAAATAGCGGATTCAGGTTATCCGTTTCCGCATTTGGCCGGTGTCGGGGTAGCCTTTAAACTCCTGCAGGCCTTATACGCACATTTAGGTTATTCTGAGGCGACATTTGGCTCGGAGAACGATTATCTTGATTTGGTCGCACTCGGAACGATTGCGGATATTGTCCCACTCGTCGGGGAAAACAGAATCCTTGTCAAAAACGGGCTGACCGTGATGGAAAATACCAGGCACTCCGGGATCAGGGCGATGCTGGAGGAATGCGGCCTTCTCGGCAAGAAGCTTAAGGCAGGTCAGATCTCGTTTATTGTTGCCCCGAGAATCAATGCCGCCGGGAGGATGGATACGGCGAGGCTGGCACTGAACCTACTGCTTGAAGAGAGCTATGATGATGCGCTGGAGATGGCCAGGGAACTTAGCAAGGAAAACAATCAGAGACAGCTTACCGAAAAGGAGCTCCTTTGTGATGCCGAACGCATACTGGCTGAAGGCCCGATACCCGATGTCATTGTCTTGTCCTCGCCAAACTGGCATCACGGGGTGATCGGCATTGTCGCTTCGCGGCTCGTGGAGCGCTACAAGCGGCCGGTCTTCCTTATTGCCGAGGAAGGAGATACTGGGAAAGGCTCAGCCAGGGGAATCGCGGACTATCATGTTCTGGACGAATTAAAAAAACAGGCGGATACTTTAAGTAAATTTGGCGGTCATAAGCAGGCAGCCGGATTTACGGTTCCTGTTGACCAGATCCCGCAGCTCAGGGAAGGACTTAACAATAGTTTTCTTGAACTTGGGATCATCTTTAAGGAACGTTTTCAGATCGATTCTATTATATCGTGGGATGAATTGAATGTTCAGTTATTGGAAGAGCTGGAACAAATGGCTCCGTTTGGGGCAGGAAATCCAGCACCTGTCTTAAGAACGGACGGCCTTGCCGTCCAAAGCGTTTCTGTTGTCGGTAAAGGCCGGGAACATTTGAAAATGACGCTCGCAGCAGCAAAGCTTAAACGGGAAGCTATGGCGTTTAAAAAGGGACAAGAATTTGATCTGGTCAAAAACATCGATATGATCGATATTATTTATAATCTTGAGCTGAACAGCTACGGTAATGTCGAAACCATCCAGGCCGTTGTCAAGGATTTCCGTCCTTCCGGTGTCGAAGCCGAGCAGGAAATCGCCTGTACGGCTGAGGGATATTCCGAATCGGAGCCAGCCATTAGTGGGAGCCTTCCGGATTTCGAGACTGCCGCTTTCAAAGAAAAGATTTCGGCACCGCGTCTTTCCAGAAAGATGCTAGCGGATTTCTATCGAAACCTTAAGCACATAACGGATGAACGCGGTTTTATTTGGTGGGGACCGTCTGCGGAAAAACCTGGAATGCAGCTGAACATCATGAAAATATTCGAGGAACTTGGCATCATCAGCTGGTATGGCGGAACAGGCCCGTATTTATTTAAATTAAACAATATCGAGAAAACCTACTTGCAGACTTCTTTGCGTTTCAGAGTCTGGAGCGAATAG
- a CDS encoding LapA family protein — protein MVILLVSIIIALIVVIFAVQNAAVVPIHFLFWTADLPLVLVIFCSVFAGALLMFCLALRRELKCRKETKVNKRFTSKRAPASDADPIDIPQKDSQNKDSQTVAKENTAGASEYQK, from the coding sequence ATGGTCATTTTGTTAGTTTCAATCATTATTGCGCTCATTGTGGTGATTTTTGCGGTTCAAAATGCAGCAGTTGTTCCAATCCATTTCTTATTCTGGACAGCAGATTTGCCGCTGGTTCTCGTTATTTTCTGTTCGGTCTTTGCCGGTGCCTTACTGATGTTCTGCCTTGCACTCCGCCGGGAATTGAAGTGCAGGAAAGAAACCAAAGTCAATAAACGATTTACCAGCAAAAGGGCTCCAGCTTCGGATGCTGATCCGATTGATATACCGCAGAAGGATAGTCAGAACAAAGACAGTCAAACTGTTGCCAAAGAAAATACTGCCGGCGCTTCTGAATATCAGAAATAG